A window of Rhododendron vialii isolate Sample 1 chromosome 13a, ASM3025357v1 contains these coding sequences:
- the LOC131312645 gene encoding glycine-rich protein DOT1-like: MRTKKMALLLLLIMLSIHLHASSQNLLVSALDQQEDQNVGDRRSQGLDVNTSMKVASVGVTVVDKRGGGGGGGGGHGGGGHGGGGHGGSSARSAGGSDGDTTGKGSNRGYAAVVPLFAAGAGAHHVNNRPAHHGKNVGTTTYIGLPFLASGVLISLFVAQPF, translated from the exons ATGAGAACAAAAAAGATGGCGTTGCTCCTACTCCTCATCATGCTCTCCATTCATCTTCATGCATCCTCGCAAAATctccttgtttcag CCTTGGATCAACAAGAAGATCAAAATGTCGGAGACAGAAGATCTCAAGGCCTGGACGTCAATACGTCGATGAAAGTTGCCAGTGTTGGAGTGACGGTAGTTGATAAGCGTggaggtggtggcggtggtggtggcgggcATGGCGGTGGTggtcatggtggtggtggtcatggTGGCAGCAGTGCCAGATCAGCTGGAGGATCAGATGGTGATACTACGGGCAAGGGTTCAAACCGCGGTTATGCAGCAGTAGTCCCCTTGTTTGCGGCAGGTGCAGGTGCACACCACGTAAATAACCGCCCTGCCCACCACGGCAAGAATGTTGGCACAACCACCTATATCGGTCTGCCTTTCTTGGCGTCTGGTGTCTTGATCTCACTTTTTGTTGCGCAACCCTTTTGA